A section of the Nitrososphaerota archaeon genome encodes:
- a CDS encoding bifunctional hydroxymethylpyrimidine kinase/phosphomethylpyrimidine kinase gives MQHPKVIQSRMMMESRKPPRALTIAGSDSGGGAGIQADLKTFAALGVYGMSALTAITAQNTEAVTAVQDIEPKVIRAQIRAVVEDIGVDVVKTGMLHTADVIKTVTEEIKDLKVPIIVDPVMISKSGAELLREDAIEVLKKKLIPLATVLTPNAVEAAKLSGVDIHSLEDARSAAKTLGEQGATAVVVKGGHRPMQDKVIDTLYYEGEIRLFESERIDTANTHGTGCVFASAIAAEMAKGRSVVEAVGRAKKLVSEAVKFSYSIGKGYGPVNSLAELYREGERYRVLREVREAAWMLEEHPEVATLIPETSSNIGMALTLAEDPLDVAAIPGRISKVERGVKAASCPAFGASSHIARIILVAMQSNPSIRAAMNIRYSEETIRICHEMKMIIASYDRAQEPPEVKQKEGGSTTWGTQQAIEKAGVVPDIIYHKGDFGKEPMVIILGRNAIDVARTSMLIANKLAET, from the coding sequence TTGCAACATCCCAAAGTAATCCAGAGTAGAATGATGATGGAGAGCAGGAAACCACCGCGTGCACTCACAATAGCAGGCTCAGACTCAGGCGGCGGAGCCGGGATACAGGCGGATCTCAAAACCTTCGCAGCCCTAGGTGTCTACGGTATGTCCGCTTTAACAGCCATCACCGCCCAGAACACAGAGGCTGTAACCGCGGTGCAGGATATTGAGCCCAAAGTAATCCGAGCCCAGATACGAGCAGTCGTAGAGGACATTGGTGTGGACGTCGTCAAAACCGGGATGCTTCACACAGCAGATGTGATCAAAACTGTGACAGAAGAAATCAAAGACCTCAAAGTTCCAATCATAGTCGACCCGGTGATGATCTCGAAGAGCGGCGCTGAGCTGCTACGAGAGGACGCGATAGAGGTTCTGAAAAAGAAGCTTATACCTTTAGCGACAGTTCTGACGCCTAACGCAGTGGAGGCCGCTAAGCTAAGCGGAGTTGATATTCACAGCCTTGAAGATGCTAGAAGCGCAGCTAAAACTCTAGGAGAGCAGGGCGCCACAGCGGTTGTAGTGAAGGGAGGCCACCGTCCTATGCAGGACAAGGTGATTGACACTCTCTACTACGAGGGAGAGATACGGCTCTTCGAGTCGGAGAGAATTGATACGGCGAACACTCACGGCACCGGCTGCGTCTTCGCATCAGCAATTGCCGCCGAAATGGCCAAAGGCAGATCAGTCGTCGAAGCGGTTGGAAGAGCAAAGAAGCTTGTCTCAGAAGCGGTCAAGTTCTCCTACTCAATAGGCAAAGGCTACGGGCCTGTGAACAGCTTAGCAGAACTGTACCGTGAAGGAGAACGTTACCGGGTGTTAAGAGAGGTTCGTGAGGCGGCTTGGATGCTTGAAGAGCACCCGGAGGTAGCCACCTTGATCCCGGAGACAAGCAGCAACATAGGGATGGCGCTCACCTTAGCTGAAGATCCTCTGGATGTTGCAGCTATCCCAGGACGAATATCAAAGGTTGAGAGGGGCGTAAAGGCGGCTAGCTGCCCAGCCTTCGGCGCATCAAGCCACATTGCAAGAATAATACTTGTCGCAATGCAGTCGAATCCATCAATACGAGCCGCGATGAACATACGGTACTCGGAGGAAACAATCCGAATCTGCCATGAGATGAAGATGATAATCGCCTCCTACGACAGAGCCCAAGAACCGCCCGAAGTAAAACAGAAAGAAGGGGGATCAACAACTTGGGGAACACAGCAAGCGATAGAGAAAGCAGGAGTAGTTCCAGACATAATATACCACAAAGGCGACTTCGGAAAAGAACCGATGGTCATCATTCTAGGCCGAAACGCAATAGACGTAGCGCGAACATCCATGCTAATCGCAAACAAGCTAGCAGAAACATAA
- the thiW gene encoding energy coupling factor transporter S component ThiW: MAHSAKIALSAFLIALGVALSFYPGSIPAGPTKVLPYQHMINGIAGIILGPWYAILIAFSIGVLRFSFGVGTIFAFTGGIPGALVVGVTYHYIIKKDFVALTEPIGTGMGALLSALIVQPLLHIPASPPFLGLTAQWQIFLALFWFSSIPGAIMGFVIVLALRRRGIIQRLQF; this comes from the coding sequence ATGGCTCACTCCGCGAAGATCGCGCTGTCAGCTTTTCTCATCGCTCTCGGAGTCGCCCTCTCATTCTACCCAGGCTCAATACCAGCAGGACCGACCAAGGTTCTTCCATACCAACACATGATAAACGGTATCGCCGGAATCATACTTGGTCCATGGTATGCGATACTCATCGCGTTCTCCATAGGCGTACTCAGATTTTCATTCGGAGTGGGAACAATATTCGCCTTCACCGGCGGAATACCCGGGGCGCTTGTAGTTGGAGTAACTTACCACTACATTATCAAAAAAGACTTCGTCGCACTAACCGAGCCGATAGGAACCGGCATGGGCGCACTGTTGAGCGCACTGATAGTGCAGCCTCTGCTTCACATCCCGGCCTCACCACCCTTCCTAGGCCTAACGGCGCAGTGGCAAATCTTCCTCGCTCTATTCTGGTTCAGCAGCATACCCGGCGCAATTATGGGATTCGTGATAGTTCTTGCACTTAGAAGGAGAGGCATCATCCAAAGACTTCAGTTTTAA
- a CDS encoding DUF5679 domain-containing protein encodes MVQAYCVKCRTKRDIKNPQKITMKNGRPATKGTCPVCGTKVFKIGA; translated from the coding sequence ATGGTCCAGGCATATTGCGTCAAATGCCGAACTAAGAGAGATATCAAGAACCCGCAGAAAATCACCATGAAGAACGGAAGACCAGCCACCAAAGGCACCTGTCCGGTCTGCGGCACCAAGGTCTTCAAAATCGGCGCGTAG
- a CDS encoding Lrp/AsnC ligand binding domain-containing protein → MKAREVDDLHNIVTQKIGGIDGVNRSETFIELKAQQKAFTAKTPARYRSRTQDTHPSANSVIRCCC, encoded by the coding sequence ATTAAAGCGCGCGAAGTCGATGACTTGCACAACATCGTGACCCAGAAGATAGGTGGCATCGACGGAGTAAACCGGAGTGAGACCTTCATCGAACTGAAAGCTCAGCAGAAAGCATTCACGGCCAAAACTCCAGCTAGATACCGGTCACGTACGCAGGATACGCATCCAAGTGCGAATAGCGTAATTAGATGCTGCTGCTGA
- the cytX gene encoding putative hydroxymethylpyrimidine transporter CytX, which translates to MAEHREGTIHTPPEWGIEPVPKNHRYLGKLDYFVLWSSLGNGLLVFWAGSLLVPQLDVYTALMIIVAGSLIGSLPLALAGIIGSDNAVPTMVMLRPAFGIRGSFLPSLLNVFQLIGWTTFEIVVMALAADQVSIKLLGYSVFYVWVIFFSAILVLTGIEGPLTFVKQWLEKFEIWVLYGSVIWITYVLATSGQIHGVLASPGKGGLPLLLAMDIVIAMPVSWMPLVSDYSRFAKSSSAGFWGTYIGYVIANVIGYSVGALLVLLTSTADIVAAILLVQFGAITLLFILTYEADNGFADLYSAAVSIQNLFPQAKQRLLVIGVGILSMVLAMLIPIMQYEGFLLWIGAIFIPIFGILLIDYFVINRRRYNVQAIYVHGGAYRYWREINLRAIAAWISGAAIYNLIVTYAPDLGASLPTLLASAVIYWLLSKIHPRENNLIATSQSNPE; encoded by the coding sequence TTGGCTGAGCATAGGGAAGGAACGATACATACACCTCCGGAATGGGGTATTGAGCCAGTTCCGAAGAATCACCGGTACCTTGGAAAACTCGACTACTTCGTTCTCTGGAGCAGTCTCGGGAACGGGTTGCTCGTATTCTGGGCCGGTTCACTTCTTGTGCCTCAGCTTGACGTTTACACCGCTCTGATGATTATTGTTGCTGGAAGTCTGATCGGGAGTCTGCCTTTAGCGCTTGCAGGCATTATTGGCAGCGACAACGCGGTTCCTACCATGGTGATGCTGCGGCCAGCCTTCGGGATACGGGGCTCGTTTCTCCCAAGCCTGCTGAACGTGTTTCAACTCATAGGTTGGACAACCTTCGAGATTGTAGTAATGGCCTTGGCGGCGGATCAAGTTTCTATCAAGCTCCTAGGGTACTCAGTCTTCTATGTCTGGGTTATCTTCTTCTCAGCAATTTTGGTCTTGACAGGTATTGAAGGACCTTTGACGTTCGTGAAGCAGTGGCTTGAGAAGTTCGAAATCTGGGTGCTATACGGCTCAGTAATCTGGATTACCTATGTCTTAGCCACCTCAGGCCAGATCCACGGAGTCTTAGCGTCGCCGGGTAAAGGTGGGCTTCCACTGCTCTTAGCTATGGATATTGTAATCGCTATGCCGGTCTCTTGGATGCCGCTCGTCTCTGACTACAGCCGGTTCGCGAAGAGCTCAAGCGCTGGGTTCTGGGGCACCTACATCGGGTACGTGATTGCGAACGTTATAGGCTATAGTGTAGGCGCGCTTCTAGTGCTTCTCACCAGCACAGCAGATATAGTGGCCGCGATTCTGTTGGTGCAGTTCGGAGCCATTACTCTTCTCTTCATCCTAACCTACGAAGCGGATAACGGCTTCGCGGATCTCTACTCAGCGGCCGTCTCGATACAGAATCTCTTCCCACAGGCTAAGCAGCGGCTCCTCGTAATCGGCGTAGGCATCCTGAGTATGGTGCTCGCTATGTTGATCCCGATAATGCAGTACGAAGGGTTCCTCCTCTGGATCGGCGCCATATTCATCCCGATCTTCGGCATCCTGCTGATCGACTACTTTGTAATCAACCGGAGAAGATACAACGTGCAGGCCATCTATGTGCACGGCGGAGCCTACCGGTACTGGCGTGAGATCAATCTACGAGCAATCGCAGCGTGGATAAGCGGCGCAGCAATATACAACCTAATCGTCACATACGCACCGGATCTAGGTGCGTCACTACCCACCCTGCTCGCGTCGGCTGTAATCTACTGGCTCCTCAGCAAAATACATCCCAGAGAGAACAATTTAATTGCAACATCCCAAAGTAATCCAGAGTAG
- a CDS encoding Trm112 family protein, with the protein MKRSLLDILACPIDKHYPLDLIELKSEGDLIVEGVLVCSKCHRFYPIIDEIPVMLPDDMRRREEDLEFLRRWSEKLPEQVVYEGKPNHLEKSQVQASR; encoded by the coding sequence TTGAAGCGAAGTCTTCTCGACATACTTGCCTGCCCAATTGACAAGCATTATCCGCTGGATTTGATTGAGCTCAAGTCTGAGGGTGACTTGATTGTCGAAGGCGTTCTCGTCTGCTCTAAATGTCATCGGTTCTACCCGATTATTGATGAGATACCCGTTATGCTTCCGGATGATATGCGTAGACGTGAAGAGGATCTCGAGTTTCTGAGAAGATGGTCAGAAAAGCTGCCCGAACAGGTTGTTTACGAAGGGAAGCCGAACCACCTAGAGAAGAGCCAAGTGCAGGCAAGCAGGTAA